A section of the Deinococcus taeanensis genome encodes:
- a CDS encoding stalk domain-containing protein, with product MRSDRPLLLRSAPTQRFRTAFLSLLGLLTPPLTGGAPLLAATSLSRAHAAQPTLGSVQLTFTVDDPSVYVNGLPTQLSAPARLISGRTMLPLRETAALLGQPLPGSGAQVQLARLSIDTRLNTAALNGAAQPAGTVATFAGVLYVSVRTLADALNANLSADDAGRTFTLTALRDGGNPLIPQARFSTDKNVYAPGERVVYTEYPFDPDGADITARRWTGRQDVYFQPGTYTVTLTVTNSRGLQSQPFTRTIRVEGSPVDTPLTYALKYAQPGDAFPDPHVLNYPSALVTPQAGPSYPLLFSDSPEIPDQNGILYQDSVTGRARLLGYHLNGLGRTARLYVLARNLESRPVEVRSERLGETAPTRLESILGQVTLLEYFASASSAALALAPGQTAAVYASPTLKPGSGVNVMQDLSTSGRVELTFVMLEDTLPPTPQVTQQLPYLKSDGRHVRGTFPDAVRTLRVTLSALPTRLIIGDGRVDPALTGTDALTGQGVRLSGNYGVLYDLEVNGAAGTAVALSPRGGLYRGAMNIQDGPITQTIKLPRTGNALKPDEPVLLWRAQSDRLNIDFVPSSGSNLPISLVFYRTRLADGPSGVTKTYQP from the coding sequence ATGCGTTCTGACCGGCCCCTCCTCCTGCGCTCTGCGCCCACACAGCGCTTCCGAACGGCGTTCCTCTCCCTGCTTGGCCTGCTCACGCCGCCCCTCACGGGCGGCGCGCCGCTGCTGGCGGCCACCAGCCTCAGCCGCGCCCACGCCGCCCAGCCCACCCTGGGCTCCGTGCAGCTCACCTTCACGGTGGATGACCCCAGCGTGTACGTCAACGGCCTGCCCACCCAGCTGAGCGCGCCGGCCCGCCTGATCAGCGGACGCACCATGCTGCCGCTGCGGGAAACGGCGGCGCTGCTCGGCCAGCCTCTGCCCGGCAGCGGCGCGCAGGTGCAACTCGCGCGCCTGAGCATCGACACGCGCCTGAACACCGCGGCCCTGAACGGCGCGGCGCAGCCCGCCGGTACCGTCGCTACCTTCGCAGGTGTGCTGTACGTCAGCGTCCGCACCCTCGCCGACGCACTGAACGCCAACCTGAGTGCCGATGACGCCGGGCGCACCTTTACGCTCACCGCGCTGCGCGACGGCGGCAACCCCCTGATCCCCCAGGCGCGCTTCAGCACCGACAAGAACGTGTACGCCCCCGGGGAGCGCGTCGTGTACACCGAGTACCCCTTCGACCCGGACGGCGCCGACATCACCGCCCGCCGCTGGACCGGCCGGCAGGACGTGTACTTCCAGCCCGGCACGTACACCGTGACCCTGACCGTCACGAACAGCCGCGGCCTGCAGAGCCAGCCGTTTACGCGCACCATCCGCGTCGAGGGCAGCCCCGTCGACACGCCCCTGACCTACGCCCTGAAGTACGCGCAGCCCGGCGACGCCTTCCCCGACCCGCACGTCCTCAACTACCCGTCCGCGCTCGTGACGCCGCAGGCCGGCCCCAGCTACCCGCTGCTGTTCAGCGACAGTCCCGAAATTCCCGACCAGAACGGCATCCTGTACCAGGACAGCGTCACGGGCCGCGCGCGCCTGCTGGGCTACCACCTGAACGGCCTGGGCCGCACCGCCCGCCTGTACGTCCTGGCCCGCAACCTCGAAAGCCGCCCCGTGGAAGTCCGCAGCGAACGCCTGGGCGAAACTGCCCCCACCCGCCTGGAAAGCATCCTCGGTCAGGTCACCCTGCTGGAATACTTCGCGTCGGCCAGCAGCGCCGCGCTTGCCCTCGCCCCGGGCCAGACGGCCGCCGTGTACGCCAGCCCCACCCTGAAACCCGGCAGCGGCGTGAACGTCATGCAGGACCTCAGCACGTCCGGCCGGGTGGAACTCACGTTCGTGATGCTTGAAGACACCCTGCCCCCCACCCCGCAGGTCACGCAGCAGCTGCCGTACCTGAAAAGCGACGGCCGGCACGTGCGGGGCACCTTCCCGGACGCCGTGCGGACCCTGCGCGTCACCCTGAGCGCGCTGCCCACCCGCCTGATCATCGGTGACGGCCGCGTGGACCCCGCCCTGACCGGCACGGACGCCCTGACCGGCCAGGGTGTGCGCCTCAGCGGCAACTACGGCGTGCTGTACGACCTGGAAGTCAACGGTGCGGCCGGCACCGCCGTGGCCCTCAGCCCCCGCGGCGGGCTGTACCGCGGCGCCATGAACATCCAGGACGGACCCATCACGCAGACCATCAAGCTGCCCCGCACCGGCAACGCCCTGAAACCCGACGAGCCCGTGCTGCTGTGGCGCGCCCAGAGTGACCGTCTGAACATCGACTTTGTGCCCAGCAGCGGCAGCAACCTGCCCATCAGTCTGGTGTTCTACCGCACCCGCCTGGCAGACGGCCCCAGCGGCGTCACCAAAACCTACCAGCCCTGA
- the der gene encoding ribosome biogenesis GTPase Der: protein MHKVAIVGRPNVGKSSLFNRLIGRREAVVADFPGVTRDAKEGLMLYHNHRITLIDTGGLWSGDEWEEAIRQKAEWAMEGAQVVMFVLDPREGLSAADYEVAEWLRRLGKPVIIAANKIDSPKHEVHMAELWGLGFGDPVAISAEHARGLDDLLDRVMQHLPEDTEDVPEIAPIRISLIGRPNVGKSSLLNAITQTDRAIVADQPGTTRDSLDVEWDYGGQRFVLVDTAGIRKKPDTAIEDYAIQRSQAAIERSDLIWLVVNAGDLGDHELKLANLAYDSGKPVIVVVNKWDLVPDEELKRAEKDLSQKLHHISYAPRVYTSALNEYGIHDMLAEAMKLHEKWQSRIPTSELNRWLEVWQMRQSVPNFHGKKLKMYFMTQVETAPPTFAIFCNRADFVTRAYEGFLQNRIREDLQLAGIPVRLKWKEKGPYKKGKKDDEE from the coding sequence ATGCATAAAGTTGCCATTGTCGGCCGACCAAACGTCGGCAAGTCCAGTCTGTTCAACCGCCTGATCGGCCGCCGGGAGGCGGTGGTCGCAGATTTCCCTGGTGTGACCCGTGACGCCAAGGAAGGCTTGATGCTGTACCACAACCACCGCATTACCCTGATTGACACAGGGGGACTGTGGAGCGGGGACGAGTGGGAGGAGGCCATCCGGCAGAAAGCCGAGTGGGCCATGGAGGGAGCGCAGGTCGTGATGTTCGTTCTGGACCCCCGCGAGGGCCTGAGCGCCGCCGACTACGAGGTGGCCGAGTGGCTCCGGCGCCTGGGGAAACCCGTGATCATTGCCGCGAACAAGATCGACAGTCCCAAGCACGAGGTGCATATGGCTGAGCTGTGGGGGCTGGGTTTCGGGGACCCGGTCGCCATCAGCGCTGAGCACGCCCGCGGCCTGGACGACCTGCTGGACCGGGTGATGCAGCACCTGCCCGAGGACACCGAGGACGTCCCGGAGATCGCTCCCATCCGCATCAGCCTGATCGGCCGGCCGAACGTGGGCAAGAGCAGCCTCCTGAACGCCATCACGCAGACGGACCGCGCCATCGTGGCCGACCAGCCCGGCACCACCCGTGATTCCCTGGACGTCGAGTGGGATTACGGCGGGCAGCGCTTCGTGCTGGTTGATACGGCCGGGATTCGCAAGAAACCCGACACCGCCATTGAGGACTACGCGATTCAGCGTTCGCAGGCCGCCATTGAGCGCAGCGACCTGATCTGGCTGGTCGTGAATGCCGGGGACCTCGGGGATCATGAGCTGAAACTCGCGAACCTCGCCTACGACAGCGGGAAACCTGTGATTGTCGTGGTGAACAAGTGGGACCTCGTGCCCGACGAGGAACTCAAGCGTGCGGAGAAGGACCTCAGCCAGAAGCTGCATCACATCTCGTACGCGCCGCGTGTGTACACCAGTGCCCTGAACGAGTACGGCATTCACGACATGCTGGCCGAGGCCATGAAACTGCACGAGAAGTGGCAGAGCCGCATTCCCACCAGCGAACTGAACCGCTGGCTGGAAGTCTGGCAGATGCGGCAGTCCGTGCCGAACTTCCACGGGAAGAAACTGAAGATGTACTTCATGACGCAGGTGGAAACGGCGCCGCCCACCTTCGCGATTTTCTGCAACCGGGCGGACTTCGTTACGCGCGCCTACGAGGGCTTCCTTCAGAACCGGATCCGCGAGGACCTGCAGCTCGCCGGAATTCCGGTGCGCCTGAAGTGGAAGGAAAAAGGGCCGTACAAGAAAGGCAAGAAAGACGACGAGGAGTAA
- a CDS encoding IS1/IS1595 family N-terminal zinc-binding domain-containing protein — MRGLGCPQCGAARIVRNGHPHTGKQRNLCRSCAHPFMPHPA, encoded by the coding sequence ATGAGGGGTCTGGGGTGTCCGCAGTGCGGTGCCGCCCGCATCGTCAGAAACGGCCATCCCCATACCGGCAAGCAACGGAACCTGTGCCGCAGCTGTGCCCACCCGTTCATGCCGCACCCGGCCTGA
- a CDS encoding IS1 family transposase — translation MLVCDEACTFVSSHQRSRWLWLAMNRHTRRSVGCFLGQHDTLGAYGLWHSLDTPHLNAVCHTDRLTPYKSAVLGKLHRSGGTQQLEPCNATLRARLTHLVRRSLAFSRRQAPVETVVWLFIHHDNASCP, via the coding sequence GTGCTGGTTTGCGACGAGGCATGCACGTTCGTGAGCAGCCATCAACGGTCGCGCTGGCTCTGGCTGGCCATGAACCGGCACACCCGACGATCTGTCGGATGCTTCCTCGGTCAGCACGACACCCTTGGCGCGTACGGGCTGTGGCACAGTCTGGACACACCGCACCTGAACGCGGTCTGTCATACCGACCGCCTGACTCCATACAAAAGTGCCGTGTTGGGGAAGCTGCACCGCAGTGGTGGGACTCAGCAGCTGGAGCCCTGCAACGCGACCTTGCGCGCCCGCCTGACCCATCTGGTGCGCCGTTCCCTGGCCTTCAGTCGCCGCCAGGCGCCTGTCGAAACCGTCGTCTGGCTCTTCATCCATCACGACAACGCGTCATGCCCCTGA
- a CDS encoding sulfurtransferase, whose protein sequence is MPELPTPLVSVSWLLANLDHPQVQVLDCRYALSDPLTGRIAYLEGHVPGAVYADLETDLSGPVQSEGTGGRHPLPDPATLAAWLGSVGIGNDSLIVCYDDPSGGQGFYAARAWWLLRWLGHRRVAVLDGGWPAWVRAGGATSADESTFSPVTFTPDVQSELVATAADVQAFAPGTLLIDSRAPARYRGEVEPIDRKAGHIPGAVNRDWSGALDERGHWLGGAEQEARLNAGAAATVTYCGSGVSATPNLLARELAGVPLGAHNRLYAGSWSDWISADRPVATGEEGGQS, encoded by the coding sequence ATGCCCGAGCTGCCCACCCCGCTGGTTTCTGTTTCCTGGCTTCTGGCGAACCTGGACCACCCGCAGGTACAGGTCCTGGACTGCCGGTATGCCCTGAGCGATCCGCTGACTGGCCGTATTGCGTACCTGGAGGGGCATGTGCCCGGCGCGGTGTACGCCGACCTGGAAACCGACCTGAGCGGCCCGGTGCAGTCTGAGGGCACGGGTGGTCGTCATCCCCTGCCGGACCCAGCCACGCTGGCCGCGTGGCTGGGCAGCGTCGGCATCGGGAACGACAGCCTGATCGTGTGCTATGACGACCCCAGTGGCGGGCAGGGGTTCTATGCGGCGCGGGCGTGGTGGCTGCTGCGCTGGTTGGGGCACCGCCGTGTGGCGGTGCTGGACGGTGGGTGGCCCGCCTGGGTCAGGGCGGGCGGCGCCACCAGCGCGGACGAATCTACGTTTTCTCCAGTCACCTTCACGCCGGACGTTCAGTCTGAACTGGTGGCCACGGCGGCAGATGTTCAGGCGTTTGCACCCGGCACCTTGTTGATTGACTCGCGGGCGCCCGCCCGGTACCGGGGTGAGGTGGAACCCATTGACCGCAAGGCGGGGCACATTCCCGGCGCGGTGAACCGGGACTGGTCAGGGGCGCTGGATGAACGGGGACACTGGCTGGGCGGCGCCGAGCAGGAGGCGCGCCTGAACGCCGGGGCCGCGGCGACTGTCACGTACTGCGGCAGCGGCGTGAGCGCCACCCCGAACCTGCTGGCGCGGGAGTTGGCGGGTGTGCCGCTGGGCGCACACAACCGGCTGTACGCCGGGTCGTGGAGTGACTGGATCAGTGCTGACCGGCCAGTGGCGACCGGCGAGGAGGGAGGCCAGTCCTGA
- the xseA gene encoding exodeoxyribonuclease VII large subunit, whose protein sequence is MTRRRKKTDATRPPEQFLDLAELLAYVGQVIARGVPGAVWVRAEIASVTDRRHLYLDLVQTGEAGEVARCRATVWARERFSLEGKFRRATGGTLTAGLKVLLFCEATFHEQYGFALNVLDLSAEYTLGDAALRLTESRETLVREGVYGLNRLLPPPADYARFAVIAPREAAGLGDFRRDIDPLEAVGVLHPLYLEATFQGRDAAPSLLRAVHEARTLHEHEPLDALVMIRGGGAVTDLAWLNDLPFARALATFPAPVITGLGHARDDTLPDEVACVRVDTPSKAAALIVRTVTQAAAQAQQDTRTIRTHAAQVLVEAEAGTLWTMDRTRSAAARQADHAAASVDALMRQALGLTPERTLARGYALVRGPAGQPVTRAAQVQGGETLTLQFTDGSVQVSAQPTSSTEA, encoded by the coding sequence GTGACGCGCCGCCGGAAGAAGACCGACGCGACCCGCCCGCCCGAACAGTTCCTGGACCTCGCCGAGCTGCTCGCGTACGTGGGGCAGGTGATTGCGCGCGGCGTGCCCGGCGCCGTGTGGGTACGCGCCGAGATTGCCAGTGTCACCGACCGGCGCCACCTGTACCTGGACCTCGTGCAGACCGGCGAGGCCGGCGAAGTGGCCCGCTGCCGCGCGACCGTCTGGGCGCGTGAGCGGTTCAGTCTGGAAGGCAAATTCCGCCGCGCGACCGGCGGTACGCTTACGGCCGGCCTGAAGGTTCTGCTGTTCTGCGAAGCCACCTTTCACGAGCAGTACGGGTTCGCCCTGAACGTGCTTGACCTCTCCGCGGAGTACACCCTCGGGGACGCCGCGCTGCGCCTCACGGAATCCCGCGAGACGCTGGTCCGCGAAGGCGTGTACGGCCTGAACCGCCTGCTGCCCCCACCCGCCGACTACGCGCGTTTCGCCGTGATCGCTCCGCGCGAAGCGGCCGGCCTGGGCGACTTCCGCCGGGACATCGACCCGCTTGAAGCCGTGGGGGTCCTCCACCCCCTGTACCTGGAAGCCACCTTTCAGGGCCGCGACGCCGCGCCCAGTCTGCTGCGGGCCGTACACGAAGCCCGCACCCTGCATGAACACGAACCGCTCGACGCCCTGGTCATGATTCGCGGTGGAGGGGCCGTGACGGACCTCGCGTGGCTGAACGACCTGCCCTTCGCGCGGGCCCTGGCGACCTTCCCCGCGCCCGTCATCACCGGCCTGGGGCACGCGCGGGACGACACCCTCCCGGACGAGGTGGCGTGCGTGCGCGTGGACACCCCCAGCAAAGCCGCCGCGCTGATCGTCCGCACCGTCACGCAGGCCGCCGCGCAGGCCCAGCAAGACACACGCACCATCCGCACGCACGCCGCGCAGGTGCTCGTGGAGGCCGAAGCGGGCACCCTCTGGACCATGGACCGGACCCGCAGCGCCGCCGCGCGCCAGGCCGACCACGCGGCGGCCAGCGTTGACGCCCTGATGCGCCAGGCACTCGGCCTGACCCCCGAACGCACCCTGGCGCGCGGCTACGCCCTCGTGCGCGGCCCCGCCGGTCAGCCAGTCACCCGCGCCGCGCAGGTTCAGGGCGGCGAAACCCTCACTCTTCAGTTCACGGACGGCAGCGTCCAGGTCAGCGCCCAGCCGACCAGCAGCACCGAAGCCTGA
- the crcB gene encoding fluoride efflux transporter CrcB encodes MAGGALGAAARYGTQLALAPLALRTGFPVAVLLINLLGSFLLGLTVALVGRGVWPEVARVAFGTGVLGAFTTFSTFSVDVDTLLTRGQIGLALLYVTLSLTLGVLAALAGRALGARL; translated from the coding sequence ATGGCAGGCGGCGCGCTGGGCGCCGCGGCGCGGTACGGCACGCAGCTGGCGCTGGCGCCCCTGGCGCTGCGGACGGGCTTTCCCGTGGCGGTGCTGCTGATCAACCTGCTGGGGTCGTTCCTGCTGGGGCTGACCGTGGCCCTGGTGGGCCGGGGCGTGTGGCCGGAAGTGGCGCGCGTGGCGTTCGGAACGGGCGTGCTGGGGGCGTTCACGACCTTCAGCACGTTCAGCGTGGATGTGGACACCCTGCTCACGCGCGGGCAGATCGGCTTGGCCCTGCTGTACGTCACCCTGAGCCTCACGCTGGGCGTCCTGGCGGCCCTGGCAGGGCGCGCCCTGGGAGCGCGCCTGTGA
- a CDS encoding magnesium transporter CorA family protein: MIQARRLSSGEEFPWQGETQDVWVDAQGVTPDEVSALRAAFPLNRLALEDALEQGHWSRAEVYPEHAFITVRSYARPQETDEFTERLSVFTFERAVLTLSSSGTRALTGVWALTGRESVNTAQEVTYELLDHTADTFFTAADALEQQVDALEERVFQRQRQNPVPDVFELKRVAAQARRLATDAGEATALIGRHAHGTPADLVRYRDVQDSFTRAAGRFEGLRDMLTSLLDLHLNLQSQRMNEVMRTLTAVSVVFLPLTFLAGVWGMNFEHMPELRSPYGYALAWGSFLLIGTSLAVTFKRRGWW, translated from the coding sequence ATGATTCAGGCGCGGCGGCTCAGCAGCGGGGAGGAGTTTCCCTGGCAGGGGGAAACGCAGGACGTGTGGGTGGACGCGCAGGGGGTCACGCCGGACGAGGTGAGCGCCCTGCGCGCCGCGTTTCCTCTGAACCGCCTGGCGCTGGAGGACGCGCTGGAACAGGGGCACTGGAGCCGCGCGGAAGTGTACCCGGAGCACGCGTTCATTACGGTCCGTTCCTACGCCCGGCCGCAGGAGACTGATGAGTTCACCGAGCGGCTGAGTGTCTTCACCTTCGAGCGCGCGGTCCTGACGCTTTCCAGCAGCGGTACGCGCGCGCTGACCGGCGTGTGGGCGCTGACCGGCCGGGAGAGCGTGAACACCGCGCAGGAAGTGACCTACGAGCTGCTGGATCACACGGCCGATACCTTTTTCACCGCGGCTGACGCGCTGGAGCAGCAGGTGGACGCCCTGGAGGAACGCGTGTTCCAGCGGCAGCGTCAGAATCCCGTGCCGGATGTGTTCGAGCTCAAGCGCGTGGCGGCCCAGGCGCGCCGCCTCGCCACGGACGCCGGTGAGGCCACCGCCCTGATCGGCCGCCACGCCCACGGTACGCCCGCCGATCTGGTGCGCTACCGGGACGTGCAGGACTCCTTTACGCGCGCCGCGGGACGTTTTGAGGGCCTGCGGGACATGCTGACCAGCCTGCTGGACCTGCACCTGAACCTGCAGAGTCAGCGCATGAACGAGGTCATGCGCACGCTCACGGCGGTCAGCGTGGTGTTCCTGCCCCTGACGTTCCTGGCGGGCGTGTGGGGCATGAACTTCGAGCACATGCCCGAACTGAGAAGTCCGTACGGGTACGCGCTCGCGTGGGGCAGTTTCCTGCTGATCGGCACCTCCCTGGCCGTGACCTTCAAACGGCGCGGCTGGTGGTAA
- a CDS encoding roadblock/LC7 domain-containing protein, translating to MTNAVYTMTVRALSGAVSERAAETMLRAVLREQNLLPETVSAQEMQRVLSGPLLARLGAVMPAARARKELLSLSAQMEAQYPKAPTLFTQNVPQATWDDSADDTEMWEDLGLGADDFEFDDPEYASGPSGRQYNLSSTLDQDNLIQTLARLNGVQGVMVCRANGEVLRVRAVREATGLAGVVAASAMLFQKRALRLLSADLGGQTVCVCPLGEYCVAVIASSQANVGRLLVELKQVQVVA from the coding sequence ATGACGAACGCTGTGTACACCATGACCGTCCGCGCCCTGTCCGGGGCTGTGTCGGAACGGGCTGCTGAAACAATGCTGCGGGCGGTGCTGCGTGAGCAGAACCTCCTGCCGGAAACCGTGAGCGCGCAGGAGATGCAGCGCGTGCTGTCCGGGCCGCTGCTGGCGCGCCTGGGCGCCGTGATGCCTGCCGCGCGCGCGCGCAAGGAACTGCTGAGTCTGTCCGCGCAGATGGAAGCGCAGTACCCGAAGGCGCCGACCCTGTTCACGCAGAACGTGCCGCAGGCCACCTGGGACGACTCGGCCGACGACACCGAGATGTGGGAAGACCTGGGCCTGGGTGCCGACGACTTCGAATTTGACGACCCGGAGTACGCCTCGGGGCCGTCAGGGCGGCAGTACAACCTGAGCAGCACCCTGGATCAGGACAACCTGATTCAGACGCTGGCCCGACTCAATGGCGTGCAGGGCGTCATGGTGTGCCGCGCGAACGGCGAGGTGCTGCGCGTGCGTGCCGTGCGGGAAGCGACCGGCCTGGCGGGTGTGGTGGCGGCCAGCGCCATGCTGTTCCAGAAGCGGGCGCTGCGGCTGCTCTCCGCGGACCTGGGGGGGCAGACGGTGTGTGTGTGCCCGCTGGGCGAGTACTGCGTGGCCGTGATCGCCAGTTCGCAGGCGAACGTGGGGCGGCTGCTGGTGGAACTGAAACAGGTTCAGGTGGTCGCGTGA
- the tsaE gene encoding tRNA (adenosine(37)-N6)-threonylcarbamoyltransferase complex ATPase subunit type 1 TsaE, with protein MSLSSALPLAPGETRDLRGLPEQQALGAALAAALVPGSVLFLEGELGAGKTSLTQGLVGALGFTAPVTSPTYALINAYPTPQGQALHVDAYRVRDVNELYEMDLEDLISRSRVSIIEWGEGLYGDYPDAPILRLDHVPDPDVRRVTRRR; from the coding sequence ATGAGCCTCTCCTCCGCCCTTCCCCTGGCGCCCGGCGAGACCCGCGACCTGCGCGGCCTGCCTGAACAGCAGGCCCTGGGGGCCGCGCTGGCGGCCGCCCTTGTGCCCGGCAGTGTCCTGTTCCTGGAAGGTGAACTGGGCGCCGGCAAGACCAGTCTCACGCAGGGCCTGGTGGGCGCCCTGGGGTTCACGGCGCCCGTGACCAGCCCCACGTACGCCCTGATCAACGCGTACCCCACCCCGCAGGGGCAGGCGCTGCACGTGGACGCCTACCGCGTGCGCGACGTGAACGAACTGTACGAGATGGACCTGGAGGACCTGATCAGCCGCAGCCGCGTGAGCATCATTGAATGGGGGGAGGGCCTGTACGGCGATTATCCTGACGCGCCTATCCTGCGCCTGGACCACGTGCCTGACCCTGACGTCCGGCGGGTGACCCGCCGGCGCTGA
- a CDS encoding acetate kinase has protein sequence MWTLVLNCGSSSVKFALLDVQGGQVRLSGLAERLGSAGASVRLEVDGARRTADLGGGSYAEAFAVLAGTLEEMGVRASVSAVGHRVVHGGERFSAPALITPEVLEEVRACVPLAPLHNPANIAGIEAARLAFPGAAHVAVFDTAFHQSMPEAAFRYAVPEDWYRQHGVRRYGFHGTSHAFVAGRAAQLLGRPAAELNLVTAHLGNGCSVCAVQGGRSVDTSMGLTPLEGLVMGTRSGDVDPGLHDFIARQAGLSLSEVTAALNRGSGLLGLSGLSNDMRELEEAAGRGHVGARLALEVFVHRLAKQMAGMAAAMGRVDGLVFTGGIGENSAFVRRAVLARLGVLGAQVDDAANAAAVRGQGGVISPPGALAALVVNTNEELMIAQQTQALLAEQAGVSA, from the coding sequence ATGTGGACTCTGGTGCTGAATTGCGGGTCAAGCAGCGTGAAATTCGCTCTGCTCGACGTGCAGGGGGGACAGGTGCGCCTGTCGGGGCTGGCCGAGCGGCTGGGGTCGGCAGGCGCCTCGGTGCGGCTGGAGGTGGACGGCGCGCGGCGCACCGCGGACCTGGGGGGCGGCAGTTACGCCGAGGCGTTCGCGGTCCTGGCAGGCACGCTGGAGGAGATGGGCGTGCGCGCCTCGGTGAGCGCCGTGGGGCACCGGGTGGTGCACGGTGGGGAGCGGTTCAGTGCGCCGGCGCTGATCACGCCGGAGGTGCTGGAGGAGGTGCGGGCCTGCGTGCCGCTGGCGCCGCTGCACAACCCGGCGAACATTGCGGGCATCGAGGCGGCGCGCCTGGCGTTTCCCGGCGCGGCGCACGTGGCGGTGTTCGATACGGCGTTTCATCAGTCCATGCCGGAGGCTGCGTTCCGGTACGCGGTGCCGGAAGACTGGTACCGGCAGCACGGGGTGCGGCGGTACGGGTTTCACGGCACCAGCCACGCGTTCGTGGCGGGCCGCGCGGCGCAGCTGCTGGGCCGGCCCGCCGCGGAGCTTAATCTGGTGACGGCGCACCTGGGGAACGGGTGCAGCGTGTGCGCGGTGCAGGGTGGACGCAGCGTGGATACGAGCATGGGGCTCACGCCGCTGGAGGGCCTGGTGATGGGCACGCGCAGCGGGGACGTGGACCCGGGACTGCATGATTTCATTGCGCGGCAGGCGGGGCTGAGTCTGTCGGAGGTGACGGCCGCCCTGAACCGCGGGAGTGGGCTGCTGGGGTTGTCGGGCCTGAGCAACGACATGCGGGAGCTGGAGGAAGCGGCCGGGCGCGGGCACGTGGGGGCGCGCCTGGCGCTGGAGGTGTTCGTGCACCGCCTCGCGAAGCAGATGGCGGGCATGGCGGCCGCGATGGGCCGCGTGGACGGACTGGTGTTCACGGGCGGCATCGGGGAGAACAGTGCGTTCGTGCGGCGCGCGGTCCTTGCGCGGCTGGGGGTGCTGGGGGCCCAGGTGGATGACGCCGCGAACGCGGCGGCCGTGCGGGGGCAGGGGGGCGTCATCAGCCCGCCGGGTGCCCTGGCGGCGCTGGTGGTGAACACCAACGAGGAACTGATGATCGCGCAGCAGACGCAGGCCCTGCTGGCCGAGCAGGCGGGGGTGAGCGCGTGA